The following are encoded in a window of Phocoena phocoena chromosome 2, mPhoPho1.1, whole genome shotgun sequence genomic DNA:
- the SERPINA11 gene encoding serpin A11, translated as MGPAWQWLLGAGILASVYWQPFPARGDKSLGVPEAPRGQLSEALPAYRKITPTITNFALRLYKQLAAETSGNIFFSPVSISSTLALLSLAAQADTPAQILEGLGFNLTETPEADIHRGFQSLIHTLDLPSPKLELKVGNSLFLDKQLKPQQHFLGNIRELYRAFTFSVNFTDSNTTRRQINDFVKKQTYGQVVDFLEELTQDTLMVLLNYMFFKAKWKHPLNCYQTPKQESFFVDERTSLRIPMMHQKEMHRFLYDQEVACTILQMEYSGNALALLILPDPGKMAQVEAALQPETLRKWDQLLLPSLLDLHLPRFSISGTYNLEEILPHIGLTSLFNLEADFSGITGQLNRTISRVSHKAAVDVSERGTEAGVASGLLSQPQSLNATSAPHAHFNRPFLVLFWEVTTQSLLFLGKVVNPAAG; from the exons ATGGGGCCAGCGTGGCAGTGGCTGCTGGGAGCGGGGATCCTGGCCTCTGTCTACTGGCAACCTTTTCCTGCCCGCGGAGATAAGAGCCTGGGGGTGCCTGAAGCTCCCCGTGGCCAGCTCTCGGAAGCCCTCCCGGCCTACCGCAAAATCACACCCACCATTACCAACTTCGCTTTGCGTCTATATAAGCAGCTGGCAGCAGAAACCTCAGGAAACATCTTCTTCTCCCCGGTGAGCATCTCCAGCACCCTGGCCCTGCTCTCACTGGCAGCGCAAGCTGACACTCCAGCTCAGATCCTGGAAGGCCTCGGCTTCAACCTCACGGAGACCCCAGAAGCTGACATCCATCGGGGCTTCCAGAGCCTCATCCACACCCTTGACCTGCCCAGCCCCAAACTTGAACTGAAAGTAGGCAACTCCCTGTTCCTGGACAAGCAGCTGAAGCCACAGCAGCACTTTTTGGGCAACATCAGGGAGCTGTACCGGGCTTTCACTTTTTCTGTCAATTTCACGGACTCTAATACAACTAGGAGGCAGATAAATGACTTCGTGAAGAAGCAAACGTATGGGCAGGTTgtggacttcctggaggagctcACCCAAGACACGCTCATGGTTCTCTTGAATTACATGTTCTTCAAAG CCAAGTGGAAGCATCCTTTGAATTGCTACCAGACCCCAAAGCAAGAGAGCTTCTTTGTGGATGAGAGGACCTCTCTCCGCATCCCCATGATGCACCAAAAGGAAATGCACAGGTTCCTCTACGACCAGGAGGTGGCCTGCACCATCCTCCAGATGGAATACAGTGGAAACGCCCTGGCCCTGCTGATCCTCCCTGACCCGGGAAAGATGGCTCAGGTAGAGGctgccctgcagccagagaccctgaGGAAATGGGATCAACTGCTCCTCCCCAG CCTGTTGGATTTGCATTTGCCAAGGTTTTCCATTTCTGGAACATATAACTTGGAAGAGATACTCCCCCATATTGGTCTCACCAGCTTATTCAACTTAGAAGCTGACTTCTCAGGAATCACTGGGCAACTCAACAGAACTATCTCCAGG GTGTCACACAAGGCGGCAGTGGACGTGAGTGAGCGGGGAACGGAGGCAGGTGTGGCCTCcggcctcctctcccagccccagtcTCTGAATGCAACGTCAGCCCCACACGCCCATTTCAACCGACCTTTCCTGGTGCTGTTTTGGGAGGTGACCACCCAGAGCCTACTCTTCCTGGGAAAAGTCGTCAACCCAGCTGCGGGGTGA